A window of Sulfuricurvum sp. contains these coding sequences:
- a CDS encoding DUF4357 domain-containing protein, whose translation MEEIAVITHNPKGEWGDVRPTIEHQGYYDWSRKSIGSPKIGQKVLIYISKGVFRIEYIMQISEINDETIRLDLITKIDEEKANLLQFENLVAHGLKSSTVNYVLNNNQQLYQYVLNILEGQSMINKEKFDLICSCLDRAIQENSDRLPLETQRGTSINLVKQENGNYKIVFNTEKETYEAITKDNLYKFLFEGWRGNETLGREDGRITLFEAIHQYIQSHCDLTIPLEKQSLSKIIHLNQILYGPPGTGKTYNTITKALAIIDGNVPSERKEAKSKFEEYRKSGQIEFVTFHQSYGYEEFVEGIRAIPVGEEGNEDGEEMIYAVKDGIFKRMSKNSLENYTKHSNPVANKRKFSLHAKTLNIQAEMIEEDASTYRVLKGSKIRKGQAASFENYNYVALKNKLLEHAKLKEEAEFYIMEEDYIFQSMSAASSVILGRQSNGYTDWKEISDESNLFKKDQEKRNYILIIDEINRGNISKIFGELITLIEPSKRIGADEAIKLQLPYSNEEFGVPQNLYIIGTMNTADRSIALMDTALRRRFHFEEMMPDLETLNDSMIEGIELKKILSKINQRVEYLYDRDHTIGHAYFIDVKSKVDLDNVMRNKIFPLLQEYFYDDWEKIRMVLGDGFIDKIEVKSDIFDYKPDEYLEDEKRIYSIKESFDYTKLQS comes from the coding sequence ATGGAAGAAATAGCCGTCATAACTCATAACCCAAAAGGTGAATGGGGAGATGTTAGACCGACAATAGAACATCAGGGATATTATGATTGGAGTAGAAAAAGTATCGGAAGTCCTAAAATAGGTCAAAAGGTTCTGATATATATCTCAAAGGGTGTTTTTCGCATTGAGTATATTATGCAAATCAGTGAAATTAACGATGAAACGATTAGACTGGACTTGATTACAAAAATTGATGAGGAAAAAGCAAATTTACTACAATTTGAAAACCTTGTAGCTCATGGATTAAAAAGCTCTACCGTTAATTATGTTCTGAATAATAATCAACAATTGTATCAATACGTTTTGAATATTTTAGAAGGGCAATCTATGATAAATAAAGAAAAATTTGATTTGATATGCTCATGTTTAGATCGAGCAATACAAGAAAATAGTGACAGATTACCTCTTGAAACACAAAGAGGGACAAGTATTAATCTAGTCAAACAAGAAAACGGCAATTATAAGATTGTTTTTAATACTGAAAAAGAAACTTATGAGGCTATAACAAAAGACAATTTATACAAGTTTTTATTTGAAGGCTGGAGAGGGAATGAAACTTTAGGAAGAGAAGATGGTAGGATAACTTTATTTGAAGCGATTCACCAATATATCCAAAGTCATTGTGATTTAACTATTCCTTTAGAGAAGCAGTCTTTATCAAAAATCATACATCTTAACCAGATCCTCTACGGTCCTCCCGGTACAGGAAAAACCTATAACACAATCACCAAAGCGTTAGCGATTATTGATGGAAATGTTCCCAGTGAGCGAAAAGAGGCTAAATCCAAATTTGAAGAGTATCGAAAATCAGGACAAATCGAGTTTGTCACTTTTCATCAAAGCTACGGGTATGAAGAGTTTGTCGAAGGGATCAGAGCCATACCTGTCGGAGAAGAGGGGAATGAAGACGGCGAAGAGATGATTTACGCCGTTAAAGACGGTATTTTTAAAAGAATGTCTAAAAATTCACTGGAAAATTACACCAAACACAGTAATCCTGTTGCTAACAAACGAAAATTTTCTCTTCATGCTAAAACATTGAATATTCAAGCCGAAATGATCGAAGAAGATGCTAGCACCTACAGAGTATTAAAAGGCTCAAAAATCCGTAAAGGTCAAGCCGCATCATTTGAAAATTACAACTACGTTGCACTGAAAAACAAACTGTTAGAACATGCTAAATTAAAAGAAGAAGCAGAGTTTTATATCATGGAAGAGGATTATATTTTCCAAAGTATGAGTGCAGCATCTTCGGTGATTCTTGGAAGACAATCAAACGGTTATACCGATTGGAAAGAGATTAGCGATGAAAGTAATTTGTTTAAGAAAGATCAAGAAAAACGAAACTATATTCTTATCATCGACGAAATCAATCGCGGGAATATTTCCAAAATCTTCGGAGAACTTATCACTCTGATCGAACCGAGTAAGCGTATCGGTGCGGATGAAGCGATCAAGCTCCAACTCCCTTATAGTAATGAAGAGTTTGGTGTTCCTCAAAACCTCTATATCATTGGAACTATGAATACGGCTGATCGTAGTATCGCACTGATGGATACGGCATTACGCCGACGGTTTCATTTCGAAGAGATGATGCCCGACTTGGAAACGCTAAATGACAGCATGATCGAGGGGATTGAGTTGAAAAAAATTCTCTCAAAAATCAATCAACGTGTCGAATATCTCTATGATCGGGATCACACGATAGGACACGCTTACTTTATTGATGTTAAGAGCAAAGTCGATTTAGACAATGTGATGCGTAACAAGATTTTCCCTCTTTTACAGGAATATTTTTACGACGATTGGGAAAAAATTCGCATGGTGTTAGGGGATGGATTTATTGATAAAATCGAAGTGAAATCGGATATTTTCGATTACAAACCCGATGAATATCTTGAAGATGAAAAACGCATCTATTCGATTAAAGAGAGTTTTGATTACACAAAACTTCAATCATGA
- a CDS encoding HepT-like ribonuclease domain-containing protein produces the protein MHNDRLLILRSTLEDIITSLKLIQQRFQSIKSSDDFLKDEHGLEKLDSISMRLIAIGEGFKNVDKLTDFQLLEKYPQIPWKQVKGVRDILSHHYFDLDAETIYEICANEIDGLLSVTMTILGEVK, from the coding sequence ATGCACAATGATCGACTATTGATACTGCGCTCTACCCTCGAAGATATTATCACCTCGTTAAAACTCATCCAACAACGATTTCAAAGTATCAAAAGTTCGGATGATTTTCTCAAAGATGAACATGGGCTTGAAAAACTCGACAGCATCTCGATGCGTTTGATCGCCATCGGGGAGGGTTTTAAAAACGTCGATAAGCTCACTGATTTTCAGCTATTGGAAAAATATCCCCAAATACCGTGGAAACAAGTCAAAGGGGTTAGAGATATTTTGTCACATCACTATTTTGATCTCGATGCTGAAACCATTTATGAAATTTGTGCGAATGAGATTGATGGATTGTTAAGTGTTACGATGACGATATTGGGTGAAGTGAAGTAA
- a CDS encoding nucleotidyltransferase domain-containing protein: MTTIKKSDILDYLFQHFQEFKTKYDVEQIGLFGSYARDEAKEESDIDIFVKMKPSLFDMVAIKEQIENDLHKKVDIVREHKHMKPLFLEMIKKDVIYAQ; this comes from the coding sequence ATGACAACGATTAAAAAGTCAGATATTTTAGACTACCTTTTTCAACATTTTCAAGAGTTCAAAACCAAATACGATGTCGAGCAAATAGGGCTGTTTGGAAGTTACGCACGTGACGAAGCAAAAGAGGAGAGCGACATCGATATTTTTGTTAAAATGAAACCCTCATTATTCGATATGGTCGCGATTAAAGAACAGATTGAAAATGATCTGCACAAAAAAGTGGACATTGTCCGTGAACACAAACACATGAAACCTCTTTTTTTAGAGATGATTAAAAAAGATGTGATCTATGCACAATGA